TCACAGGCTTGCTCGGATTCCTATGCCAAGACCCTGAAACAATGGCATGGATGGCTTGCTAGTTCAAGTTTCAGTGTAATGCTCGGATGCCCCTTTACAATTTTTGATGCTATGCCTTTCTTCATACTGACCCTTTGCAAATACTGTACTTTGGCTTTTATCCTGCAAGTTTCATGCTTCTTCCTATTTGAATTCTGAACAGTCTAATATATAAACGTCGTCAattatttgtttctttgtgTATTCGTGTTGCCTTCCCTATTTGCTATACAAATTATCGATGATgcttgtttctttctttcatcAAGAATTTTAGGCATGTGGAGAGTACACCGCTCATTTGAGAGCTAATGttttacaaaaattgaaaGCTGTGTTTGCTCCCTTGTTAGATAAAAGTCCTCTTTCAGTAGTTTTACTGATGAGCTACACTCGAAATACTACGAGCAAATTATATTCTGGTTATTACCCCTGAGTCATCCTTACTTGTAACTGATTGATAGGTTGCCATGAAGCTTGCTCCTGACAGGAAGAAGTTCATGGATGTGATAGGAGGCAATGGTGATATCATGGCTGATATAGAGAACTTTTGCACCAACTTTTCTTCCCTGTTTCAAGAGAATCACAAGTTTTTGGTAAGATGTTTGATTTGCTGCAAAACTTAGTGACTTAGTAGTTATTTGACTGAAGGTTGTTATAAAGTGAAGGTTGCCAGATCATAAAATTTAGGTTCAAAGAGTGATTGTTGTTGAAGGCAAAGTAATACTATTAATTTAGGCCGTTAAGTTACTACATGAGATGGGTTCGGAAGCATGATGCTCCATTTTGCAGTTTTCTCCTATCTGTCGTGCTTGGTACTCTATTCTGTTGAATTTTTGAACAAATTGTAAGAGTACTGAAAAGAAGGGGTGGGGGCATCGAGTCCTTGGGCTACAAAGCCAGTTTCATAACTTATTTCTggttcttttgttttgaaaaCTCTATAATGGTTTTCTTATGCTCACAAACATTACTCTTTTGACACACAGGCTATTGTTGGCCTGGATGATATGAAGGCTTCGTAATCTCAAAGGTTTTATGATGACTGATCAGTAGAGGCTTATCCATTTCAATACGCCTTGCCTCCAGTTCAACTTGGATCATGACCTTGTGACCTAGCCAAAACCGTCCCAACTTCAAACCTGAAAAATAATGTGCGAGTTTTCCCTACACTTCATATATCTATTTGCTTAATCTTTAATGTCAAATGTCCTACTTATGATTGGTTAATTTCCGTTTTTGTACATTTCATACTTGGAAATTACATAGCCTTTAATCATTTTGTTTTGCATGCTAAAGTCTCTTTTGCGATGACAATTGGTTTTCAAGATCACATTCTTAAGTGTACATCTCACTTCTCAGACTTAATACTATAGAAGTATAGAATGTGATGTCAACATAAAATCTGGAGATTTGCAATGGTTTCAGTTTATCAGTTCTGTTTACATGGCCATGCCAATTGCTTCTTCTTTTGCCTTTGGTTATCTTTCCTCAAGAAACATTTATGGTGTCTCACAGACTCCATTGTGTATAAGGGAACCTCTTGGGTTAGACACCAGTATGTCCCTCTACGTTTTGTGGTCAACAGttgtaaagaaaaataataatacaaCCCTTAATCAATTCTtgttattattaatttttttttttgtaaaaagaaGGCCAGTAAATTTTGCAAAAATGATCAGACTAGAGCATCATCATGGGtaaaaatcttttttttttaatcggAATTTTAGATCATTAAAAAGGTAAATAAGATGACAACTGCCGCACAATTGTGTACCCCAACCGTTTTTGGCGCGCAATCACTGAAAACCCACCTTCAACCCAAATTTAGCCTTGCAGTCTTGGCCATTTCtggatctctctctctctcttcttttgcACCCGAAAATCCGGTGAGCTACAGGTTTTGATTGAGTGGCCTCCGGGAATGAGCACTTCGTCTCCACAACCCCGGCCACCCCCCAACAAAACCTTTGCTCTCATTTCCTAAACTcatatgatttttctttggaTATTCCAAAACATCACAATTCACAACAACTGCAGATCTGCATTCCGAGtttcttacatcgtttgacaTGGGATGAGTCGATAATGTTTGCGCCGCTGGATTATATGGGTTGGCTATCTTGGTGTGTGTTTGACAATGGATCAGAGTTCTGGTTGATGATCATGTCATGCTGAAGATCCTGATCAACCTTTCTTTCTGAAGGTATGGATTTCCCAATTAGGGAAGACTTGCTTCGAGAAAAAGGAGTTGAATGTATATATGATATGTTGGTGTAAATAGCAACTGCATATTCTTTGGGCAAAGGAGTGTCCAATTTGTTATGCTAGTATCTTAttcttttctcatttctttGGTTTACATGATCAGGTTCTTTTTTGTTATAATGTGTTATCTTACTTAACTTCTTTGATTTCAAGATCAGAGGCATCATCTCGACGCTCACGCACGGGCAAATTTCCCCAGCTGAAGTAGGTTTCTCTGCATGCACTAAATCAAGCACTTGAGCCAAAATGGCCACAAAGGTGAAGGGTCTCTTGAAAGGCCTGAGGTACATTTCACAGATATTCGGTACGTCAATATCAACATGATCTTTTCAACTTCACATTGGAATAAGtacttttgagttttcaaagTTCATTCCAGCATTAATTCACGTTTGGTTTCTCTTCTTCATAAATAATGAGTTAATATAAAGTTATAAGCAGGGGGGTTTCATGCATTTTTAGACTTTTGGATCATTTTAGCTTACACTTCCAATTGTTGGCAGAAAAAGGATGGAAAGTTTTGCAAGGATTTTATTTCTGTTAACCTCTTCAATGCCATATTAGTAATTCCTTTAGAAAAGAGCAAAGGAATTGACCAAGTTTGAACTTTTTCAGAGGAAAAAGATCAAGAAATACAAATTGGCTTTCCCACAGATGTAAAACATGTTGCACACATTGGATGGGATGGTCCATCTGCAAATAGTACTCCCAGCTGGGTACACACCAACCCTTTTCTCTATATCATTTATGAATTCATCGAATTACACCGTAAACAATAAAATTGTTGTTTAAAATCATGCAGATGACCGAGTTCAAATCTCCTCAAGAATCCGCAGGGCAACTTGGTGTTAAGGAATTGTCAGCCAAAGGTTTGGATTTTAACTAGTTTTTCTGTAACACATAATAACATTACCTGACTAAGATCTTGGCCTGCTTGTACGCATTTTCTGTTGGCATAATCTTGAAACTATATTTGATGCATGAGCTGATGTTGTAATGTTGATCTGCTAGACAATCATAGACCCGAATAGCTCAAGCAGTAGAGTATGAGCCAACGAGGTTTATTAAGTTAAAATCTTTTGCAGATATAAATAAACGTGGACTGTCTATTGCTGCTCAAGAACTGGCGCGTCTGAACGACATTCCTAAGTCTACAAGTTCCCCATCCAAGAAGGATGGAAAATCTAAAAAGAGTTCTAGGCGCAATCGTTCAACGGAAGCCAGTGGAATGGAGTCTCCAGCTCGAGAAGGTAGTAGCCGGCATTCAAGAAGAAGCCGCAACTCTACCAATAGTCTTGGCTCTGAGTCCCCCTCACATGACTTGCCTGGGATCCCAAAACTCCGGAAAAAAAAGGGTTCCACTGATGGAGGATCCGCAAAATCATCAAGAAGGCCACGGTCTAAAGGTCAGAATTCATTACCTGACATGTCACTTGAAGGTTCTGAGAATGGTAGTCCAATGCACCCGGCTTTTGCAGGGAAGAGTTCAGAGATAATCCCAGCAGGGATTCATATCTAACCAAATGAAGAAATGGATGTCTTAACATCACATCCCTCTTAACTGATGAAGGTCTGACTTGAGTTGTACTAGTTTTCTTCATTctgttgtttttttattttccttgtCACACTGATAGCTTTGATTTGCAAAGCTCCAAGTGAgatttgattaattgttttcaaatttgtgcattagaaaagaaaaattatgagTTGCAATTGTAATCTACAACACCCTTGTTTTGGATAACTTTGTCACTCACTCGAACTGTGTTTGTTATAACATCAGTTAACAAGCCAAAACCTGTACCAATCTTACATATGTGGTTCTTCTTTCGGTCCGTTCCAACATCAATCAAATTTCGAAATAAAGGAACTTAAATTACAAatgttaatttttattttttttgttttgcacACAGATTTGGTTCTATACACAACTATACATCCAGTGTTTATCAAACTCAAAAATGACCAGGATTCCATCTCATAATTAACTGTGGTGGAATTTGTTTCACCAAGCCATAACCATGTGGATAGTGGACTGTTTCTGAATGTTGTAACTTGAAATAGAGCACTTATCTTCAAGGCGTTTTCCAGCAAATACAATACTCTGATGAATAACAGGCACTCTAATCTTACAGAATATCTTTTCCTTTACCTCTCTTACTGTATTAGATCGTGTCACATCAAGTGTAATGATTTTTCCACTCCATGTCTTGACAAATATCTGAATCCAAGAAGGCTTCACCTCTAGAGTGGAATTGTCTTCAATGTTGTAGAAAGCCAAGGTCTTGAAATCCAGAAGCTCATTTCCTTCATAAACCATACTACAATCAACAACAGAACACCCTATATAGCTCTCAACAATCTGCTTGACATCTCGTACGGTGTACAAGACCTTAACTTCAAATTCCACAACCTTCCCAATTGGTGTTTTCACAAAAATTGACACCACATCTCTTGGATTGAAAATCATATGAAGGGTTGATTCTGTAAGAATGTTAAGTGAGGATAAATTCCTGTAATCTTGAAGAAGTTTCCCACCATAAACCAAACTGTACTCATTTGATTGGATTCCCTCCTTCAAATAAATCATGGATTTGATGtcattgatgatatggtaCTCTTTTGCTTCTAGTACACTGGTTCTCTGGTTTGACGGGATTTTGACATATATTCTCATTCTGACTGAATTCTGGTGAAGTTTTTGGCAAGTTGGTTCCTTCTGAATGACTTGATCGACTGGTGTATCGTCATTTTCAATCCCATTATGGTGAAAACTATCCATAAGAGGCTCCCGGAACTTTCTTGAATTGCTTCTGCTGTTGTGTAATAGAATGGCTTTCAATTTTTCAACTGTGACAAATTTGTTGAACTTCAGAGATACTTTCTTCAAGATCTTCCATACTGAATTTCTCTGCcataaacaacaacacaaAATCCCTCTACATGATAAGTACACGAAGTCATGTTACATCAAGAACAAgttcaaaaataaattaactgTACGTTAGAAACCAGTAAATTATCATGGAATGAGTTCGAGTAGATCATGAAATGACTGTTTTTCAAAGCTAATAGTCAACAGAAACCAACCTGCTCTTGAGATGAACCAGAGAAAGTTGAAGGGAGTATTCTGTATCTTCTCTTTGAGGGTCTACGGTGTATCAGTGTTTCCATTAAAAAATTTCAAGACCTTAGTGATGGCTCAGATTGCCAGGTCTTAGCAAAGATATGTTTCTTATGAAACTCAAAAGATCAAAACTGTATAAGACTCTCCTGAGAGGACCAATTTATGTTACAGAAAActtcaacatgaagaacacAACAACCATGAGAGGAAGAAAAAATTATACAAACTAAGAGTCTGAGATAATTACAATTTCTTGTTGCTGCGACTTCCATTATGTTATTATGTCTTTGTTGTCTATGTTGTCTTTGTTGACTTTGCTACTACAGTACTACTCATGCCATAGGTTTCGTTGGAAGAATTAAATGTTAGTTAGCGACTCGGTTGGACGAATTAAATGTTAGTTAGCGACTCACTCTTGATTCTTTAGTTTATTGTACAATTTCAGTTGAGATTCTTATAAAATTAGGTGGACATAAGAAATTGAAGTCTAATATAGAATTGTTCATAACTTCATATACATTTTCTAAGAtgtgtatattttttttttgaaaacttaATAGCTGAGTCTTATCCCTTGAATGATTGGTCATGTTATGTCATGAGGTTCAATTgaaaaagagaggaagcaagaatCAAGAGAATAATCATTACATTTGAAAACTGCAGAGTttagaatattttttttttggtgtttagGCTTTAAAAAGGATAAAATCGCAATAAATCATGAAATGAATAAGCACATcaatcataaaaataaatagttAATATTTGGTCGAGTGGCATTGAGTGAATCAGTGATTCTATATAAGTGGTCAAGTGGAAGGTCGTGCCCTGAGTCTTTACATATGTGTACTATAGCAGACAATCCAACTCTTAAAGTCCCTTTACTCCTTACTGAATAAGATTTAGATTTTTTTCTGgcatattatttttataagtCATAGaatatgtttatttttatttttattttctgttgtcTTTCGGATTTAGTTCTTTAAAGATTATACCTATGTTATATACTAATTTTGGATTTCGACTCAAGATTTCTTGTCTGCTGCACGACAATAACGAATGAGTATGTAATAACTATTCAGACATTCATTTATATAAACAAGCGATTTGCTTGCCATCAAAAAAGAGGTCTCTTTACTTTAGATCATTGTAACTCTAACTCTAGACAGGTGTTACAATTGCATGCCTTACTAGTTTGCTTACGAAGCCATTTGACTTCTAACAGATTGAGACTCACATTTCagatataataaaaatataaatcctGGCTAATTCATCTCAGCTTAACATTATTTGTCAGTGACTTGTGACACTGAACATGAACTGCATAGGTGATCAAGCTTAGTTTCCTTGCAACATAGAACAAGACAAGCGTGCCTTTCACTTTTGCTGTAAGTTGGAGCTTAGTTTAGGATGCTGTCTTGAGCTTTTGCTTCAATCTTGATGCTGCCCTGCCTGTGGCTGAAGTTGATATTTTTCAAGTTCAGTATTTCTTGAGACAAGCTCAACATGTTGCTAAATGGTTAGATATATCTTCCTAGGTAGGTTCTGGGTCACGTTGGTTTTCTAAGCCTCCGGAAATGGAGTAATAAGATTTCAGGTTGTATATGTGAAACCTACCTAAATTGTACATTACATTGATTGAAAGTGGCATGAGCAAGCTGACTAGCAAATGTCTGAATATGATATGCAGTATATACAGAACCTGAAGATGTCTTCCAAAAGCACTACAAAGTTGAGATTGTGTCCAGGATCTGGTACTCTAAGCTTTGCTTCTTCTGATCGGCTCATAACTACGATTTCCAGTGTACTTGAAGGTTCTAGTTTTACTTCATCAACAATGAGTACCATACTGCTTCTTATGGAAATATTCGATGGAAACTAGGAGGAGCCAATGGGAACAAAAAtcgtcttacagaaaggtcCAGATGACCAGATGTAACATGACATATCAAAGGCCTCCAAACTTTGCTAAGGGTTTCCACAGTTCAAAACACAATGAAGAAAATGCTAACATGCTTAATCCCTTACAATAACAGATGATGAGAGAACCAAACGAAGCTTGCTGCCCTTTCGTATGTTGTAGCTTGCCAGATCCCGAATTTCATCAAGCTGTTCCCAGTGAAACACAAGCTTATAAAAATCAAGAGGCATCAATGACACATTAAGCTTGCGAAAAATCATGCTCTTCAGTTCTTTGACACTATCACTAGGCTTCACATCAATACTTATAAGTTTCCCATCACAAACTTTaacaaatatatgaaaataggGAGGTGAGACCTCTAATACTGATTCATCTTCGATGTCATAAAAGGCCAATGTCTTCAGATCCTCAAGCTCATTTCCGGAATAGATCAGATTGTGATCACTGACTGAGAAACCAGTATAGCTCTCAACTATAGTTTTGACATCTCTAACAGTAAACAAGGGTTTAaccttgaatttgaaagtctCTCCTGTAGGTGCTTTCACAGATATTGAAATAATATCTTTAGGAGCAGAAACCATGTAAAGGATAGATTCATTCCTCAAATCTTCTGAGGCCAGTGTCATGTCATCCTCAAGGAGCTTCCCATCATAGACAAGTGTGAATAGGTCCGGTTGAAACTTCTTCTTAGCATGaatcattatttttattttttggatgGTATCTTCTGGTTTTGCCTCAATCTCAATGGTGTCCTGACTAGATAGTAGTTTGACATATAATCTCATTTTCACAATATTCTTGAAAACAAGATCAACAGAGCACTCTAGAAATCCACAGTCGATTACCCTTTGGAAGTCCATGAGCGGGTGACCAGCCAAGAGGAACTCCGGATAATTATCACCAATTTTGTACTTGTTACATATTATTGCCTTGAGATCTTTTATGGTTGCAGAGCTCTTGACCTTAAAGATTGTTCCCATAAGGTTTAAGGATACCTGCAACAAGGAAGTGACTTGTCAATAGAAAAAATATAGGAATATAGCTACAGTCCACTTGGATCACTACACCCCTTCAATGAATATTTTCAAATGTATATCTGTTTTCCAGTTCTCCTCTTCTCTACACCCACGAAAAATAGAGAAAGGTGTCTTCAAGATAGGTGACTAAGGGAATCAATGGTGCCATGAAGATGGTTGAGTGGATGCAGAGGCCTAGCCGGTGTAAGGTCTGACGGcacatacaaaaaaaaaactgtaaaAATGGGATATCAGGTGTTGAAGATGATTGAGGCAGGttgtttaaaaataataactaATTCAGTCAAATGCACCTGCCTCTCTGGAGTAGACTTGTTGTTTTATAGCACGAACAATCTTTAGCATTCCGGTTACAATTAAAAGCTCAAACTAGATAGTTTTGAGTCAATTCCAACTTGACAACATAACTACAGACGCAAAACTAGGCGCAGACTGATCAAGTTAACATAAGTACAAATGAAATATTGGGCGCAGACTGATAAGGTTAACCACCTGGAccaaaaaaattcatatgaaGTATCAAAAGGAACATTAATGAGTAGCCTAATATATAACCAGTTCAAACTTCATACTAAAGTTTCGGTGTGCAAGAGAAACCAATTGACCTTCTCTAAGCTTCTTTGGAGTGTACAAAGGGAGGGGTCTTTCTCCACCTTGGCAATTGACAGTGAACATGCTTGTTTTCATAATTTGCAGCTTCAACTGCAAATCTACAGATTACAGAACCCATATCTTGCAAACTATT
This is a stretch of genomic DNA from Argentina anserina chromosome 4, drPotAnse1.1, whole genome shotgun sequence. It encodes these proteins:
- the LOC126789923 gene encoding CRIB domain-containing protein RIC6 codes for the protein MATKVKGLLKGLRYISQIFEEKDQEIQIGFPTDVKHVAHIGWDGPSANSTPSWMTEFKSPQESAGQLGVKELSAKDINKRGLSIAAQELARLNDIPKSTSSPSKKDGKSKKSSRRNRSTEASGMESPAREGSSRHSRRSRNSTNSLGSESPSHDLPGIPKLRKKKGSTDGGSAKSSRRPRSKGQNSLPDMSLEGSENGSPMHPAFAGKSSEIIPAGIHI
- the LOC126789918 gene encoding polyubiquitin-like — its product is METLIHRRPSKRRYRILPSTFSGSSQEQRNSVWKILKKVSLKFNKFVTVEKLKAILLHNSRSNSRKFREPLMDSFHHNGIENDDTPVDQVIQKEPTCQKLHQNSVRMRIYVKIPSNQRTSVLEAKEYHIINDIKSMIYLKEGIQSNEYSLVYGGKLLQDYRNLSSLNILTESTLHMIFNPRDVVSIFVKTPIGKVVEFEVKVLYTVRDVKQIVESYIGCSVVDCSMVYEGNELLDFKTLAFYNIEDNSTLEVKPSWIQIFVKTWSGKIITLDVTRSNTVREVKEKIFCKIRVPVIHQSIVFAGKRLEDKCSISSYNIQKQSTIHMVMAW
- the LOC126789917 gene encoding uncharacterized protein LOC126789917 isoform X2; translation: MGSTSTSRMLSPARTVVQFQSSSSTHDPDEEVSLNLMGTIFKVKSSATIKDLKAIICNKYKIGDNYPEFLLAGHPLMDFQRDTIEIEAKPEDTIQKIKIMIHAKKKFQPDLFTLVYDGKLLEDDMTLASEDLRNESILYMVSAPKDIISISVKAPTGETFKFKVKPLFTVRDVKTIVESYTGFSVSDHNLIYSGNELEDLKTLAFYDIEDESVLEVSPPYFHIFVKVCDGKLISIDVKPSDSVKELKSMIFRKLNVSLMPLDFYKLVFHWEQLDEIRDLASYNIRKGSKLRLVLSSSVIVRD
- the LOC126789917 gene encoding uncharacterized protein LOC126789917 isoform X1, producing the protein MGSTSTSRMLSPARTVVQFQSSSSTHDPDEEVSLNLMGTIFKVKSSATIKDLKAIICNKYKIGDNYPEFLLAGHPLMDFQRVIDCGFLECSVDLVFKNIVKMRLYVKLLSSQDTIEIEAKPEDTIQKIKIMIHAKKKFQPDLFTLVYDGKLLEDDMTLASEDLRNESILYMVSAPKDIISISVKAPTGETFKFKVKPLFTVRDVKTIVESYTGFSVSDHNLIYSGNELEDLKTLAFYDIEDESVLEVSPPYFHIFVKVCDGKLISIDVKPSDSVKELKSMIFRKLNVSLMPLDFYKLVFHWEQLDEIRDLASYNIRKGSKLRLVLSSSVIVRD